The window tcaattataaaactttCCTAGCATATGGTGAgaatatcttcgttattaattaaattcatttacaaaataatGCTAGTCACCAATTAACggaaatgaatttattttcgGTACAAATCACATGCTTTTTTCACTCACGCACTTTTTCAACTTAGTTACGGACACTAATTAATCTGTACTGATCTTGATCACTTGGCGCTATCGATATTGCTTTCTATTTTTGGATGATCACTGTAGGATAAGTAATTAACTAATTACGAAGTTGATTAATTTACGCTAATAACATCGGTGTTTATTGTCCAATTGATACAAAATCACTCAACGTTGATTTGAATGTAATTCCATCATTAACAAAATCTGCAGTAATACGTGTTTTGTAAGACTGGATTTTTCTCATTTTCTCTAGTCGAACAGATGATTTacattcttaaaattttagtttgtaACAGCATTCCTCGATTGTGATGACCGCTATAAATGGATTAAATTGGAAATTTATAGTTTAATCAAggatttgaagcaaattttacATCTATTTTTAGTATTTGGCTACATGTATTTGTAATTGGAATGGTAAAAGTTGGATTTAGTTTTAACTGTATGCAGCATGCTACGCGTAGACGATTTCTGTCGTGTAGCGGTTTAGTGTTCGCTTTTGAATTGATTTGAAACGCTACAACATAATTTAGGGGTTAGCGCGAATGTGGTTGTTTGAACCACACGCGTACTTTATGTATAACCAAAAGGTTGTGAAAACAGGTTAACAACGTTATGTTTTGAGTAccatttatacaaaaatttggaattttgGGAACTAACTTACCGTATATAAAAAAGCTCTTTATCcgagttaataaaaatttccaacAACAAACTCATTCAAAGGGACAATATTGCAATTTAAACTCGAACGTTTTCACTAAATTACTTATAGAGGCTGTTTGAATGTTTCTGAAGAGTTTCTGAATACATTTATTCTACTCACAAATTGTATTcatatttgaattgtacatcagtattaattttactagaaaataaattacaattaaattatattgtgTTTTCGAACGAAGCAAAACTCTaaagtaaattaaagaaaaaacattcATTTGATATCCTCTAAAGTCTAATAAAGTCAAAGCATGAAcgagattaataattttcttcaaagAATGCCgaataattaaaaccattAAAAGTCTTTGAAGTTATTcatataagaattttttccaGGATTTCCTTAATGAGCGAAAGCTTTCAATTAACTCGTTTAATAATTATTCACAGTGCGGTTTCGGTGAATGAAACGTTGAAATAAAGGAGCAGAAATGAAACGATGTAAAAATAAGTTCCAAGTTACtttgagaaaattaattaccatttcatttaattaatcacTTTGTTACCATCAATCTATgatggtattaataaaaaaagatcgGCGATTTAAACGAAGTAAAAGTagcttaattttatttgaatttatgaTTGCTTGCGTTTCAAGAAATGTCGTACAAGGGTTGATTGTATACAAAGTCGttttttgatttcaatttgCATGCTTCtatcaaaagaaatttaaatagaTCCTTGTCGACAAGAATTTTATCGTGTACATATTCCTCCatgtattaaaattgtaataaaatattctcAGAGGGAATCGCTCTACCAAAGGTAATgcatgaaaattaaaaaattaatactagtatcacaattttttttaatgagaataagttaattaattccCAGAGCAATATACCATATGCCTCCAGAGTTCATCTATGCAGAGGCGTTTCGGCAACGTATCCAAAGATTACGTCTCTCCCCGTGTATCTTTTCGCCTTCTAAAGCACGCCTCACGTTCCTTGGAGTACATGATACTTTAGCCATCCGAGATTGTTTTGTTATACCCATGCATTTAAGTTTAGATTCCTAAGTTACAGAGCGATTTTCATACAACTGCATTTATGatatacattttattgttatttatcgGTTTCCATCTCCTGATATCtcttaatttcattattgTCTCTCCTCAACATCGCTCCAACATCCCTTGATACAGTGTTTGATACTTCTTAACTACCCTTTTTCACTTTATTCACTTTAACATTATGCTTAAGTTTGAGAAAGACAAAGAAAAAGTGAAGAAATTTAGGTCCATCTTAATTGAGCATCTTAAAGTGTCTCAatgaattaattgtttatttgaaaacatttaaaaattgtttcgtgGTACGTAAtagtgagaaaaaaaaattaattttcattccATTTGTTTCGCTTCTCTACAAATCGCATGGGATATTGTTCCCTACTAGAGTTCCGTCGATTTCGTTTCGAATTCTATTCAACAGCACGTATCGTACATTTCGAATAGGCTTTAAAACTTCTCTCAAACGCGTTTGACCAACACTATGATAACGTTTTCATGAACAATTTTGCAATGAGTACAATGTGGTTTATAGTATCCATCTAACAGAAGGTATTTAGAGAAGTTGGACGCACAAAGTACGTTAACAGGATACCCCTTTATATAGTCGTTCGcatgaataattttatatttcagTTTAAAAGCACACGCGTTAgtagaaaaaatgttgtttcatttataacataactttttaaaatgtatggtacagcaaacattttaaatgaaacgtttcaattaaaaattttaacatctgAAAGATTTGCTTCAAATATTGGTAAATACACCAAATTAGAAAACAAAGGTTcgttttcttaataattcttaataaattaatattctaAATAGGTCCACCAATAAATAGCAATTTATGTCAGGTAATTATCGATTTCGGTTTAGGAAGGTTACGCTTTGTGCCTTAAAAGTGggttttacaaataaaaagtgatgggggagtgtaatttaaataatgatttatgAGTGGAGatgaaaataagaaagaaaaataaagataatgtGTGCAGTGAATGGAAAAAGAAACGACTGTGAGTTTTACGACTTCCTTTTGGTCACaattaaattagaagaaaaacgtatttccttttttatgtTGAAGGAGCTTTCTTATTTCTGTGCTTTCATAAAgatggaaataattttttttcatttttgttgcAGAGTAGTTAAAATCACTCTTAAACGAGAATCGAGAactatgatttttatttataaataatgagttttaaaaactttttattgaatttgaaGTAGAGTCTTGTTTTAAATACAAGCTCGTCTCAATTCATCTTGCAGAAAACTGATATGaatatttatggaaaattagtaccaatttgcattttaattaAGCTCAAGGAATGAAACAAACTTaaccaatttttatatattaaataatttttcattacttAATTTGTGTTCATTAACATTGTATTAAATCGgctaaattattgtttaacaggaagatatttatttcaaattaaatcttcaaaatgaattttaaattaataataaagcaccgctcatttattattaatattatgagTGTGTACAAAATTTTCTCCACCGGATTATggaaattaaatgtaatttcaATTTCATAGTAAAATACtactatattttaattaacaaaaaattcaaatttgaatataattttattttgttcgcTTGGGTGATTactgtaaatatattttgaaataatttagttTGAATATACAATTTCAAAAAGGTTCATTTAAATAgggttttattttaatttatatatggaTCTATCTAGATTTATCAGCAACGATATTGAATTGAAAAACCGCTTATCGCATACATCAACAAGTTTTTATACGCATGTATTCGACATGAGTTCATTATTTTGTCCTAATCAAAGAGGAGATTTGtgcaatatttttaattcaacaacATTGTTTTTACGAATTATTAACACAatttataaatcgtttattgTTGTAGAATCACAGAATTGgaaattcgtttaaaaatgtatgacAATacataaaagctttttttacaAAGTCTACTTAAACTGTTCAAAATGTGTAaagatacaaaattaatttttttgtttattaaaaattgttttcgaaACTATTTCCATTAAAAGAAGTTCCAATTAACTCCCGCTTTTAGAGTACTTTGAAAGTTCTTTTTGTTGACTTTGTCatgacatttttttgtaaaatccgAGAAGAGCCATTTTCTCGGAAATTTACGccacattaattaattatatatatataatatatacatatatatattacTCTAACATTAATGTCCGGAAActgtatcttcgttattattaacaatgggactaagataaattagattaaatcgtaataattttaaaatttaacccaatttatcttATATTAAGATACTAGGTCCAAAATCAAGGAAAATACTGGAAATTATACCGAAGAAGATACCGAAACTGTATTGCATAGTTCGAGACGTAGATAATTACTAAGAACTAAGAATCCTAGATGATCATAAATATGAGTTGGATCATAAAGAATTGttcatttttctaaatcaaGGAAATGCGGTCGATCAAAGGGTAGCAACGATCCAGGGTAGCAACCCGAAAGCCGTGGTACCGTGaactttttatcttttttaaggttttttttggtaattttgttgtattgtGTATTTTTTTCGGTGTAAGACGTCGTAGGATTTGGGATATCACAGCGTTAATGAATGTAGTAACCGATATTGTTCGAGATACCGATAACGGAGGGGCATCTCTTAGATTTCTCAAAGGCTTTTGATGCAattgatctaaaaatattGCCGGACATGCTTTATTACCTCCGAGTGAGATCTGAAGCGGAAAAGGTTCCATCAGCCACGAGGGAAATGATCCCTTTTACCGTTAGCTTTCATCTTGTATACTTCAACCTTCATTGAATATACACGTCATTGTTAGACACATTTGATACATAGACGTATGAAACCGGCTTTCGTGGTAGTGAATAACCAAAGATGcaaaaagtgattttaatcCGATTAATTTCAGCgctgttataattttttgaaaataaaagcaCTCATATATTGCTATATTTTCCCTgctagttttaaaagaatttaatagggacactttattattattttcttgtttttgtttgCAATTCCtgcaatattaatttttcaaacatcAGTAGACAAAGAATtttgtatgaattttttttaaagtaatgtTTGAAAGGTTGAAAGGTATCGATCGTACAGGAAGCGTTAAAGGTGAAAAAGAAGGGACTTAATTAAATGTCTGAGGAGAGAAGAACTAAAAGAATTGAAGTAGTAATACATTAATGTATTTTGATGAATTCCTCTAAAGTGGAGccttttaacaaattaaataaactttattaagtTATATACGAAATTTACTTAAGGAGATATTTTTGTCgtacaaacaatatttttatcagaaaaataaaacaaattgaagAAGCACCATGTCCGAAAAATTCACATAGCGAGTGTTTCCCCCTTTATTTTCACATGTAAATTTCGTAATTTTGTATGCATGTAAAAGATGATTTAGGTTGACACcatggaaaaatattttttttatttcgatttggATGTTGGTTTTCACAAAATGCATTTTTAGTCTAGTTTTTTAGTTAACTTTCAAGGTGGAAAAATGGGAAATTGAATTTCCTCTCAACTCGGAATTTATCCTGcgttattttaacttttccaTTCCAGGTGATTCCTGgtaaaaaattgttgagaaTATTGTTGAAAAGGTAAAATTGGTGTTTTATTAACGAGTAATTTATTATCATAATCTTCTTTTGCAGTTTAAGTGCGTGGATTATATTCATTGTATTGCGTGCTGTGTGTTGGAAAAATGGATCTTCATCACCATCAACAAACATTACCTAATAACGCGATAATAATTAAGGTAAGATCCTTTAAAGTTACTTTTCAAGTTTTTTGGATTTCTGATGTTTTGCACCTTGATATTTTCCGGCAACTTTTTCGTAGTTTTATGATGAATGACAGCTTGAGAACTTTTATTAATTCGTCTTAGTAAACTTTTTCGTTATCAAGTTAGCGGGTATAAAAGGTAGAGTAAACATCAAAGGATAATGAGGATTAGCTAATGTTGGTTAGTTTCCTAgaataaatcataaattacattttttcgtAAACTGTACACTATACAGAACAAATtatacaaaagaaattaaacggAACTTGgaacaatttttcaaagcattaattttaatccgtACAAGAGAACCGTTTCCAAGCGAAAGtactaattgttattttgcaTTCAAagagttttaattttaaactttatcgAATCTATTCTCTTAACAGCTttgtaaaaatgaaatttcgtAAAATAAAGATTCTAGAAAATTTCTGTGCAAGTGAcacatttatatttagttcCATTGAGTCTTCACGCAGATAATGGAGATTGTCCATCCAAAACTCGACATTCTCGTTCCCAATAATAGCTAAAAAACTgacaattgaaaaaaataagacTAGTAACAGAAGAAAGATTGAAAAGACAGAAACACGTAGTCTGGTATGAGACAAATTGGAAAGAAATTGTGTGATGGCAAGAAATTTTAGACATACAAAAGAAAGGCCACCCCTATAGATTCCCTTAATTCATTCTTAAACATATTTAGTGCATACACCACTTcgtttttaattatgttaGGTTCAACAGGTCAATGTACTGAGAAATATCGAGAGCTAGGCTTGGGAAGAAGCAGCTTTTCACATACTTTGTGATTATATTTAAGTTTTTCCGTGTTGAGTCATCTAACAAAGAGAAACAACATGAAGGTAGTCAAAgcacaacattattttttgcGAGTTGTCTTAaataaatgtaagttttaattattttaaatcgaaaatagaATATATTACAATAGCATTCCCTTTCGAGATAGCAAACGCAAATGACCTCAGAGGACAACGTCGACcaaattattcattaaacaGGAATCGATTAATCTATCACATTGGattatttctaataatatCAGCCCCAACACACAACTGAAACGTGTTGTTATGGTAATGAAGTACTGTTCTGCGAAACAATTcgattacaatttaattttgaatgtaatttaaGTACTTGATATGCGATCATGATTACCTATTTAATCGTATCTGTTTGTTTTcgtcgaattaaaaaaaagaaaaatatgttatattctttataaatcaaaCTTCTAACAAAACCTTTGGTTAACCTGAGAGAAAATCGATACACTGTCTTACCGCGTTAGTTTGGAGTGTGAAAACGACgtcaacaaactttacttcTAAAGTACGTAAACGGGTAAGAAAACCCCAGACAACAAAGAATGACATTGTGCAAATATAAATCACACTTTTTTTAAACCATTCTTTTGTGTTCACCTTTTTGCCgagtaaaaaattattcagttggtaaaggaaaaaaaagaaataaaaagcgAAAACCTGTACTTAAATCGACTTTAATATTTGCACATATACTTGAGTTACATCTTAGTTACATTCAGTTTTAAGAAGAAAAAGTTACAACagtacatttattattttcttaaattcatctcattttgatgattttccttttaaaCAGGCGTATCTTGAAATGTATCTTGAAAAGGATCTGGTTTTAAGATTTTCAGTCATATTTCTGTTGTGTTCGTCACAGCCATTGCtctaaaattgttgataaattaactttaattcaCAACCTAATTTCGCTTTATATCTATATTTAGTTACATACGTTGTGGTTGTATGCGCATCCGTATTCCTGGATTTTCCGCTTAATTTGATGAAAATGCGTTTCCTGAACATCTGTCCAAACATTACCCTGAACATCCTATTCATGGAACAatacaatataaaattaatcgagCCGTTTAATAAAGCCAACATATCCATTATATCTCCGAATTCTTGATAACAACTCAAAAAGAAACACTTTCCTTTTAATCCGCTTAATAATCCGAAAATCCCTTGAGGAAATTCAGTaatgagaaataaaattaaaactgcaACCAACATTTTAGTCGTTCTCTCGGCTCTTCTTTCCgcttttgatttctttttaatattcccACTAGAATCAACAGTTTCTTTTGGGATTTGGTTATACGATTTTAAAAcctttttacgtttttttgctttatataaagttttaattaaccAAGCACTAATTACGGTTAAAATCAAACAGGGGAACAATTTCATTACAACGGCGTAAGtccataaattaaatataataaaattttcgttcGACGATATACTCGAAGTGTACAAGACGTAAAATTTTCCGTCTTCTTCGACTTGTACTCCTTTGATTGAAAAAGCAAAATATGTTGGGATGCAAAGAATGATCGGAAGTACATAACTTAGACATATCGCTATGGTACATCGAGTTTCTGAACAGAGAACGCTACTTCTTTCAGGATatctacaaagaaaaaaacgacatcaaaagaagaaataaaagcgCGACTAAAAAGAATACTTTCAAGTGACTTgtaaaaaaatctcttttaagtACTTCGtgttttttacttttgctTTTACGATACCTTAAAAGtaattatctaaaattaaattgtatcggtttattaaatttatttttcaaaatggatttGTTTACTacttattaattgtaaatctacataaaaattaaagttgctTAAATATGATGTTGCTGAACAATAGCTACGCTTTTGGTAATGGAAATAGCAATTTCCTGGTTGCTGGCATTCCTTGCTGTATTGTATGGTAGATTATTTATTGCTGATAGAAGACAAGATACTCCTAATGAAAGTCTAGACATAGTCGttgaaatagaaaattagatactgctaataAAAGATCTAATGTTGTTGTAAAggattaaatactgctggcAAAGAATTACACTGCTATTACAGGTATGGATACAGATAATGAATACAGATAATGAAGGAAAATCTAGATATTGTTCGTAGAACTCAAGGTACCATTGGCTGAAGACCTGGTGCTGCCAATTAAAGACATCTTTCTTATAGGAGACTAGATACTATTGACAGAACATAAGATACTGTTAATGGAGGactaaaattgttttgtagaAGACTGAATACACTTTGCAGAAAACTAGACACTACAAATGGATAACCAGATACTACtcatagaagactagatactgttggcaAAGAACTACATTTAGATATTAGGAGACTTTATATTATACCgttggtagaagactagatactgccagTAAAGGTATCTTTCTTATAGAAGGCTAGGTACTGCTGACTAAAAGTAAGGTATTGCTATTACTTGTCTAAATCGTTCATAAAGGAGACATTAAGTACACAGGACTAGCTTTTTAAGCGTTATCATTCCTTGTTATTTTGGATGTACCAATTATTAGATATTCGGTAGCTTTTCCTATTAATGTTAATGGCaacaatatatatatttaattcggATTTTATAAATCGTAAAATTACTGAATATATCTCATAAACAaatgtaatttattgaaacagGTAActatagaaattaattaaaaatgttcatcAAATAGCTGGTTCAATTTAGTTATTTCATATACAACTTTtacaactttattaataataaaactccAAATCagatatgaaatttttataaaatgttgatTAAACAAATCCATCTTTTTATATATAGTCGTTTTTGCCATAAATCAGCACTAAACACATAtaaggtaaataaataaatatatatatttataatatatattccttcacataaaacttatttttcgaTAGGGTGACGTCAACGATCTGTTTTTTGTCATAAGATGACGTTTAAGTAAACATCATAAAGTCCCAAAATgttcataaaatatatattttatacgaaattattttgaaatatttcaatcgaaatgtatttaatattaattttcaaaacgatataaattacattattttgttatataaatagACTTACCCAATAGCTAAATATCGCCATACAGCTAATGTTAAAGTTAAACAAATCGATACTGTATGTGCTATTTGAGTAAAATGAATGTGTACCAACATAAAAACAGCTCCCCAATAAGGAAATTGATACTCTTTCATAACAACGGCGTGATAATAATAAGCGAAAATCATATATTCGACCATCAAGAGCATATCGGTAACAGCTAGTCCAGTAAGAATTCGATTTATTGGAACACATGCCATTTCTTTTCTCGTTAAAACTAtgatgttgaaaatatttgcaatAGTTCCAAAAATACAAACGATGAACGCCAAATATCCGTGATATTCAGCGTAAATTTGCACATACGATGTAATCGAAGAGTTACAAACGTTACACATCCCGATTTCATAATCTGTGTTGTTGTCGAGATTTTCAAGTCCGTGAATTTCAAAGGTTTTGTTGTTAATCGAAACAATGGCTATGTTATTTTGCGTCATGATTGTTATGTTCTTTATGTAGATGTATTTTAGGTCTTCTGACATCCCCGTTTTGAattgaaatgattaaattGGTGGATATTTTCAAccctgaaacaaaaaaaaagaaaagttaactgataataaaattcgtcaaatttattgttgctgtaataataaattttcgttctattttaagaaaaagaaaatgtggcAAACGAAGATTATATTACgtcaattaatttcttttcttttacttattttttggggttttcatcaaaaatatttgtttgcaCAACTTGCTAAATTTAATCCCCaagaattaatttcattaaaataactttaattgCCGTCGAATTAGTCAAATTTAGGAAGTCGAGTTCATAAAAAATCCGAGCTAATATATTCAAACCCCGTAGAGTGGTTTTGTTAATTAGTTAGCTCACATTCATTTCCCGTTGGGGAATGAATAATTCGGGCTGGTTTTCTGGTGGcacagtttttttttcaattttaaaaagtatgtATTGGTTTGTGAAATACGAATATGATGTGTGTTTTTTATGAACTGTTTTTCTTgctatatttgttattttataataattgcaTAGAGCTACATAAAAGCTCACAATCCGAAAAAAAGTCTGACTCAAACATAATCATAATCAAATTACCTTCGATTACTTTTGTATCTTATATCTTACAATTTTTGCAGACTTGTATGGGTTCTGGTTAAAAAGGCAAAGTAATATTCGCAATGATGGAGTTGTATGGTATTTCTGCGCCATCTAGAATCAACGACGGCAgccaatccaacctaacatCCAGTCTAGGAGCGGCTGACGAAGCAAGTAGCAAAATGCAAGTATATTCTTACTCAATACTGTTTTAAGTTGCTCTGATAAAACAAGGAGCAGAAAGAACGGTTTTGTAAACATTAAATAAGTGAAGGCAACACGCTGATTAGTTCAACTTCATAGGAACGGTTTATTAACAAAGAGAGTGTTTCAAAAAAGTGCtcaatacaacaaaattaatgaataatcaAAGAAAGGTAAAAAATCCTTTCTTGAACAACTTGAAGCAATTGCGAGCTTTACTCACGTTTTTACTAGCTCACTAACATACGTTGATATTGTTCGATTACATACTCCACCTTAATCAGTTTTTAACAAATCGTTGAGTAAGCTATTTACTTTCTGAGTGGTTAAAGCATTATGCTGGCGCTTGGTTAAATTAACATGACGTTAACAGATAGTTTAAAGAACAGTTAATCGCCTATCGTCTCTGCACGAACTTTAACATGGCGTTTATCGGGCcattttcgtttcaaaatgACTACAAAAGATAGTTAAATTATAATCAGTAAAATATATACAACAAATTAATCCTTATTTATCTTTGTTTAGAGTGCAAGTTTATATAAACCAGTTCGATAACACTAGAAtgtttttcaaacaaattcgaaatttcttttctattttaaaacgagcttatttccattttattgTATATCTCGAGCACAACGGATAGAATTCGAATAACGACAAATCTCGTTCTACTTGATC of the Onthophagus taurus isolate NC chromosome 10, IU_Otau_3.0, whole genome shotgun sequence genome contains:
- the LOC111428495 gene encoding G-protein coupled receptor dmsr-1, with the protein product MSEDLKYIYIKNITIMTQNNIAIVSINNKTFEIHGLENLDNNTDYEIGMCNVCNSSITSYVQIYAEYHGYLAFIVCIFGTIANIFNIIVLTRKEMACVPINRILTGLAVTDMLLMVEYMIFAYYYHAVVMKEYQFPYWGAVFMLVHIHFTQIAHTVSICLTLTLAVWRYLAIGYPERSSVLCSETRCTIAICLSYVLPIILCIPTYFAFSIKGVQVEEDGKFYVLYTSSISSNENFIIFNLWTYAVVMKLFPCLILTVISAWLIKTLYKAKKRKKVLKSYNQIPKETVDSSGNIKKKSKAERRAERTTKMLVAVLILFLITEFPQGIFGLLSGLKGKCFFLSCYQEFGDIMDMLALLNGSINFILYCSMNRMFRVMFGQMFRKRIFIKLSGKSRNTDAHTTTTAMAVTNTTEI